Proteins from a single region of Ziziphus jujuba cultivar Dongzao chromosome 1, ASM3175591v1:
- the LOC107425056 gene encoding uncharacterized protein LOC107425056 isoform X2, with the protein MSAFSLHFLTISQQFKLSFPSSSNLFSPFSTPSRRFTPLTPPSILCNSAHGAKPLRASTSEPASAPSEIVVENSDSEDTTVFVIRARNRIGLLQVITRVFKVLGLLIDKASVEFEGEFFVKRFFVTDSHGNKIEDEESLKRIKSALTDAIGGDEGTVSVGPATRGVVVRRPGLGMASEERSAKAERMFALMDRFLKNDPISLQNDILDHVEYTMARSRFSFDDFEAYQALSHSVRDRLIERWHDTQIYFKRKDPKRIYFLSLEFLMGRSLSNSVINLGIRDQYAEALSQLGFEFEVLAEQEGDAALGNGGLARLSACQMDSLATLDYPAWGYGLRYQYGLFRQVIMDGFQHEQPDYWLNFGNPWEIERIHLTYPVKFYGSVEDETLNGEIYKVWIPGEMVEAVAYDNLIPGYGTRNTITLRLWAAKPSDQYDMESYNTGDYINAVVSRQKAESISSVLYPDDRSYQGKELRLKQQYFFVSASVQDIIRRFKDAHSNFDEFPEKVALQLNDTHPSLAIVEVMRILVDEEHLDWNKAWHIVCQIFSFTTHTVIAEGLEKIPVDLLGSLLPRHLQIMYEINFNFVEELKKKIGLDYNRLSRMSIVEEGAVKSIRSANLSIVCSHTVNGVSRAHLELIKANVFKDFYELWPQKFQYKTNGVTQRRWIVVSNPSLSSLISKWLGTEAWVRDVELLTGLREYAANPDLQLEWKMVRKVNKMRLAEYIEAMSGLKNMEKSDRRKVVPRVCIIGGKAAPGYEIAKKIIKLWHAVAEKINNDSDVGDLLKLVFIPDYNVSVAELVIPGADLSQHISTAGNEASGTGSMKFLMNGCLLLATEDGSTVEIIEEIGVDNMFLFGARVHDVPVLREKGVDLKVNLQFARVVRMVRDGYFGFKDYFKSLCDTVEVGKDFYLLGSDFGGYLEAQAAADKTFVDQEKWTRMSILSTAGSGRFSSDRTIEDYAKTWGIEPCRCPF; encoded by the exons ATGTCTGCATTTTCGCTACACTTTCTCACCATTTCTCAGCAATTCAAGCTCTCATTCCCATCATCTTCCAATCTTTTCTCCCCGTTTTCAACGCCTTCTAGAAGGTTCACGCCGCTCACGCCACCTTCAATCCTCTGCAACTCTGCTCATGGAGCCAAGCCCTTGCGAGCTTCCACTAGCGAACCGGCCTCTGCCCCGTCGGAAATCGTAGTGGAGAACTCCGACTCAGAAGATACCACCGTGTTCGTGATCCGTGCTCGGAACCGTATCGGCCTCCTCCAGGTGATTACCAGGGTGTTCAAGGTCCTCGGTCTCCTAATCGACAAGGCCAGCGTGGAATTTGAGGGCGAGTTCTTCGTCAAGAGGTTTTTTGTCACCGACTCGCACGGTAACAAGATTGAGGATGAGGAGAGCTTGAAGAGGATCAAGAGCGCATTGACGGATGCGATCGGCGGCGACGAAGGCACAGTCTCAGTTGGCCCTGCAACGAGAGGTGTGGTGGTGAGGAGGCCGGGGTTAGGAATGGCGTCGGAAGAGCGGAGCGCCAAGGCGGAGAGAATGTTTGCATTGATGGATAGGTTTCTGAAGAACGACCCAATTAGTCTTCAGAATGATATTCTTGATCACGTAGAGTATACGATGGCCAGGTCGCGTTTCAGTTTCGACGACTTTGAAGCATATCAG GCCTTATCACATAGTGTAAGAGACCGATTGATTGAACGCTGGCATGATACTCAAATTTACTTCAAGAGGAAAGATCCTAAGCGCATATACTTCCTTTCACTCGAGTTTCTTATGG GTCGTTCCTTGTCAAATAGTGTCATCAATCTTGGTATCAGGGACCAATATGCAGAAGCATTAAGCCAGCTTGGTTTTGAATTTGAAGTTTTGGCGGAGCAG GAAGGAGATGCTGCCCTTGGAAATGGTGGCCTAGCTCGTCTTTCTGCATGTCAAATGGATTCCCTAGCAACTTTGGATTATCCTGCCTGGGG TTATGGACTACGGTACCAATATGGATTATTTCGCCAGGTCATAATGGATGGCTTCCAGCACGAGCAACCTGATTACTGGTTGAACTTTGGAAATCCATGGGAGATAGAGCGGATTCATCTGACATATCCAGTGAAG TTCTATGGGAGTGTTGAAGATGAAACTTTGAATGGAGAAATATATAAAGTTTGGATCCCTGGAGAAATG GTTGAAGCTGTAGCTTATGACAATCTGATTCCTGGTTATGGAACAAGGAATACCATTACTCTTCGCCTCTGGGCTGCTAAACCAAGTGATCAATATGATATG GAGTCTTATAATACTGGTGATTACATCAATGCTGTTGTCAGTAGACAGAAAGCAGAAAGTATAAGTAGTGTTTTGTACCCTGATGACCGCTCTTATCAG GGAAAGGAACTGCGGTTGAAACAACAATATTTCTTTGTGTCGGCATCTGTACAAGATATAATCCGTAGATTTAAAGATGCTCATAGTAACTTCGATGAGTTTCCGGAAAAG GTTGCTCTGCAGCTTAATGATACCCATCCATCACTTGCAATAGTTGAGGTCATGAGAATTCTTGTTGATGAAGAGCATTTGGATTGGAATAAAGCGTGGCACATTGTTTGCCAGATATTCTCTTTTACAACACACACAGTAATAGCTGAAGGATTGGAAAAAATCCCTGTTGATTTACTGGGCAGCCTTCTCCCCCGGCATTTACAG ATTATGTAcgaaataaatttcaatttcgtggaggagttgaagaagaaaataggTTTGGATTATAACCGACTTTCCCGGATGTCAATTGTTGAGGAAGGTGCAGTAAAG AGTATTAGATCGGCAAACCTGTCAATTGTTTGTTCCCATACTGTGAATGGTGTTTCAAGAGCACATTTGGAATTAATAAAAGCAAATgtattcaag GACTTCTATGAGCTGTGGCCTCAGAAATTTCAGTACAAGACAAATGGTGTTACCCAG CGTCGCTGGATTGTGGTTAGCAATCCCAGTCTTTCTTCTCTTATTTCAAAATGGCTTGGAACAGAAGCCTGGGTCAGGGATGTTGAGCTTCTTACTGGACTCCGTGAATATGCAGCAAATCCTGATCTACAACTTGAATGGAAGATG GTTAGGAAGGTAAATAAGATGAGGCTTGCAGAATACATTGAAGCAATGAGTGGCTTGAAG AATATGGAGAAGAGTGACAGAAGAAAGGTTGTACCTCGTGTCTGCATAATTGGAGGGAAAGCTGCTCCTGGATATGAGATTGCAAAGAAGATAATCAAACTTTGGCATGCTGTAgctgaaaaaattaacaatgacAGTGATGTTGGAGATCTTCTAAAATTG GTTTTCATTCCTGATTATAATGTATCTGTTGCTGAATTGGTGATACCAGGGGCTGATCTTTCACAGCACATAAG CACTGCAGGAAACGAGGCTTCAGGAACCGGGAGCATGAAATTTCTTATGAATGGATGTCTACTCTTAGCTACAGAAGATGGTTCAACAGTTGAAATTATTGAAGAAATTGGTGTAGACAACATG TTTTTGTTTGGTGCAAGGGTGCATGATGTCCCTGTATTGCGTGAAAAAGGAGTAGACCTTAAAGTAAATCTACAATTTGCTCGTGTTGTAAG GATGGTTCGAGATGGTTATTTTGGCTTCAAAGACTATTTTAAATCACTATGTGATACTGTGGAGGTTGGTAAGGACTTCTATCTCCTAGGTTCTGATTTTGGAGGCTATCTCGAGGCACAG GCTGCTGCTGATAAAACGTTTGTTGATCAGGAGAAGTGGACTCGAATGAGCATTCTTAGCACTGCTGGCTCAGGAAGATTTAGCAGTGATAGAACAATAGAAGACTATGCAAAGACTTGGGGAATCGAACCATGCCGGTGCCCTTTTTGA
- the LOC107425056 gene encoding uncharacterized protein LOC107425056 isoform X1, with translation MSAFSLHFLTISQQFKLSFPSSSNLFSPFSTPSRRFTPLTPPSILCNSAHGAKPLRASTSEPASAPSEIVVENSDSEDTTVFVIRARNRIGLLQVITRVFKVLGLLIDKASVEFEGEFFVKRFFVTDSHGNKIEDEESLKRIKSALTDAIGGDEGTVSVGPATRGVVVRRPGLGMASEERSAKAERMFALMDRFLKNDPISLQNDILDHVEYTMARSRFSFDDFEAYQALSHSVRDRLIERWHDTQIYFKRKDPKRIYFLSLEFLMGRSLSNSVINLGIRDQYAEALSQLGFEFEVLAEQEGDAALGNGGLARLSACQMDSLATLDYPAWGYGLRYQYGLFRQVIMDGFQHEQPDYWLNFGNPWEIERIHLTYPVKFYGSVEDETLNGEIYKVWIPGEMVEAVAYDNLIPGYGTRNTITLRLWAAKPSDQYDMESYNTGDYINAVVSRQKAESISSVLYPDDRSYQGKELRLKQQYFFVSASVQDIIRRFKDAHSNFDEFPEKVALQLNDTHPSLAIVEVMRILVDEEHLDWNKAWHIVCQIFSFTTHTVIAEGLEKIPVDLLGSLLPRHLQIMYEINFNFVEELKKKIGLDYNRLSRMSIVEEGAVKSIRSANLSIVCSHTVNGVSRAHLELIKANVFKDFYELWPQKFQYKTNGVTQRRWIVVSNPSLSSLISKWLGTEAWVRDVELLTGLREYAANPDLQLEWKMVRKVNKMRLAEYIEAMSGLKVSLDAMFDVQIKRIHEYKRQLLNILGIIHRYDCIKNMEKSDRRKVVPRVCIIGGKAAPGYEIAKKIIKLWHAVAEKINNDSDVGDLLKLVFIPDYNVSVAELVIPGADLSQHISTAGNEASGTGSMKFLMNGCLLLATEDGSTVEIIEEIGVDNMFLFGARVHDVPVLREKGVDLKVNLQFARVVRMVRDGYFGFKDYFKSLCDTVEVGKDFYLLGSDFGGYLEAQAAADKTFVDQEKWTRMSILSTAGSGRFSSDRTIEDYAKTWGIEPCRCPF, from the exons ATGTCTGCATTTTCGCTACACTTTCTCACCATTTCTCAGCAATTCAAGCTCTCATTCCCATCATCTTCCAATCTTTTCTCCCCGTTTTCAACGCCTTCTAGAAGGTTCACGCCGCTCACGCCACCTTCAATCCTCTGCAACTCTGCTCATGGAGCCAAGCCCTTGCGAGCTTCCACTAGCGAACCGGCCTCTGCCCCGTCGGAAATCGTAGTGGAGAACTCCGACTCAGAAGATACCACCGTGTTCGTGATCCGTGCTCGGAACCGTATCGGCCTCCTCCAGGTGATTACCAGGGTGTTCAAGGTCCTCGGTCTCCTAATCGACAAGGCCAGCGTGGAATTTGAGGGCGAGTTCTTCGTCAAGAGGTTTTTTGTCACCGACTCGCACGGTAACAAGATTGAGGATGAGGAGAGCTTGAAGAGGATCAAGAGCGCATTGACGGATGCGATCGGCGGCGACGAAGGCACAGTCTCAGTTGGCCCTGCAACGAGAGGTGTGGTGGTGAGGAGGCCGGGGTTAGGAATGGCGTCGGAAGAGCGGAGCGCCAAGGCGGAGAGAATGTTTGCATTGATGGATAGGTTTCTGAAGAACGACCCAATTAGTCTTCAGAATGATATTCTTGATCACGTAGAGTATACGATGGCCAGGTCGCGTTTCAGTTTCGACGACTTTGAAGCATATCAG GCCTTATCACATAGTGTAAGAGACCGATTGATTGAACGCTGGCATGATACTCAAATTTACTTCAAGAGGAAAGATCCTAAGCGCATATACTTCCTTTCACTCGAGTTTCTTATGG GTCGTTCCTTGTCAAATAGTGTCATCAATCTTGGTATCAGGGACCAATATGCAGAAGCATTAAGCCAGCTTGGTTTTGAATTTGAAGTTTTGGCGGAGCAG GAAGGAGATGCTGCCCTTGGAAATGGTGGCCTAGCTCGTCTTTCTGCATGTCAAATGGATTCCCTAGCAACTTTGGATTATCCTGCCTGGGG TTATGGACTACGGTACCAATATGGATTATTTCGCCAGGTCATAATGGATGGCTTCCAGCACGAGCAACCTGATTACTGGTTGAACTTTGGAAATCCATGGGAGATAGAGCGGATTCATCTGACATATCCAGTGAAG TTCTATGGGAGTGTTGAAGATGAAACTTTGAATGGAGAAATATATAAAGTTTGGATCCCTGGAGAAATG GTTGAAGCTGTAGCTTATGACAATCTGATTCCTGGTTATGGAACAAGGAATACCATTACTCTTCGCCTCTGGGCTGCTAAACCAAGTGATCAATATGATATG GAGTCTTATAATACTGGTGATTACATCAATGCTGTTGTCAGTAGACAGAAAGCAGAAAGTATAAGTAGTGTTTTGTACCCTGATGACCGCTCTTATCAG GGAAAGGAACTGCGGTTGAAACAACAATATTTCTTTGTGTCGGCATCTGTACAAGATATAATCCGTAGATTTAAAGATGCTCATAGTAACTTCGATGAGTTTCCGGAAAAG GTTGCTCTGCAGCTTAATGATACCCATCCATCACTTGCAATAGTTGAGGTCATGAGAATTCTTGTTGATGAAGAGCATTTGGATTGGAATAAAGCGTGGCACATTGTTTGCCAGATATTCTCTTTTACAACACACACAGTAATAGCTGAAGGATTGGAAAAAATCCCTGTTGATTTACTGGGCAGCCTTCTCCCCCGGCATTTACAG ATTATGTAcgaaataaatttcaatttcgtggaggagttgaagaagaaaataggTTTGGATTATAACCGACTTTCCCGGATGTCAATTGTTGAGGAAGGTGCAGTAAAG AGTATTAGATCGGCAAACCTGTCAATTGTTTGTTCCCATACTGTGAATGGTGTTTCAAGAGCACATTTGGAATTAATAAAAGCAAATgtattcaag GACTTCTATGAGCTGTGGCCTCAGAAATTTCAGTACAAGACAAATGGTGTTACCCAG CGTCGCTGGATTGTGGTTAGCAATCCCAGTCTTTCTTCTCTTATTTCAAAATGGCTTGGAACAGAAGCCTGGGTCAGGGATGTTGAGCTTCTTACTGGACTCCGTGAATATGCAGCAAATCCTGATCTACAACTTGAATGGAAGATG GTTAGGAAGGTAAATAAGATGAGGCTTGCAGAATACATTGAAGCAATGAGTGGCTTGAAG GTCAGTTTAGATGCAATGTTTGATGTGCAGATAAAGCGAATACATGAGTACAAAAGACAGTTGCTTAATATACTAGGGATTATCCATCGGTATGATTGTATCAAG AATATGGAGAAGAGTGACAGAAGAAAGGTTGTACCTCGTGTCTGCATAATTGGAGGGAAAGCTGCTCCTGGATATGAGATTGCAAAGAAGATAATCAAACTTTGGCATGCTGTAgctgaaaaaattaacaatgacAGTGATGTTGGAGATCTTCTAAAATTG GTTTTCATTCCTGATTATAATGTATCTGTTGCTGAATTGGTGATACCAGGGGCTGATCTTTCACAGCACATAAG CACTGCAGGAAACGAGGCTTCAGGAACCGGGAGCATGAAATTTCTTATGAATGGATGTCTACTCTTAGCTACAGAAGATGGTTCAACAGTTGAAATTATTGAAGAAATTGGTGTAGACAACATG TTTTTGTTTGGTGCAAGGGTGCATGATGTCCCTGTATTGCGTGAAAAAGGAGTAGACCTTAAAGTAAATCTACAATTTGCTCGTGTTGTAAG GATGGTTCGAGATGGTTATTTTGGCTTCAAAGACTATTTTAAATCACTATGTGATACTGTGGAGGTTGGTAAGGACTTCTATCTCCTAGGTTCTGATTTTGGAGGCTATCTCGAGGCACAG GCTGCTGCTGATAAAACGTTTGTTGATCAGGAGAAGTGGACTCGAATGAGCATTCTTAGCACTGCTGGCTCAGGAAGATTTAGCAGTGATAGAACAATAGAAGACTATGCAAAGACTTGGGGAATCGAACCATGCCGGTGCCCTTTTTGA
- the LOC107425056 gene encoding uncharacterized protein LOC107425056 isoform X3: MSAFSLHFLTISQQFKLSFPSSSNLFSPFSTPSRRFTPLTPPSILCNSAHGAKPLRASTSEPASAPSEIVVENSDSEDTTVFVIRARNRIGLLQVITRVFKVLGLLIDKASVEFEGEFFVKRFFVTDSHGNKIEDEESLKRIKSALTDAIGGDEGTVSVGPATRGVVVRRPGLGMASEERSAKAERMFALMDRFLKNDPISLQNDILDHVEYTMARSRFSFDDFEAYQALSHSVRDRLIERWHDTQIYFKRKDPKRIYFLSLEFLMGRSLSNSVINLGIRDQYAEALSQLGFEFEVLAEQEGDAALGNGGLARLSACQMDSLATLDYPAWGYGLRYQYGLFRQVIMDGFQHEQPDYWLNFGNPWEIERIHLTYPVKFYGSVEDETLNGEIYKVWIPGEMVEAVAYDNLIPGYGTRNTITLRLWAAKPSDQYDMESYNTGDYINAVVSRQKAESISSVLYPDDRSYQGKELRLKQQYFFVSASVQDIIRRFKDAHSNFDEFPEKVALQLNDTHPSLAIVEVMRILVDEEHLDWNKAWHIVCQIFSFTTHTVIAEGLEKIPVDLLGSLLPRHLQIMYEINFNFVEELKKKIGLDYNRLSRMSIVEEGAVKSIRSANLSIVCSHTVNGVSRAHLELIKANVFKDFYELWPQKFQYKTNGVTQRRWIVVSNPSLSSLISKWLGTEAWVRDVELLTGLREYAANPDLQLEWKMVRKVNKMRLAEYIEAMSGLKVSLDAMFDVQIKRIHEYKRQLLNILGIIHRYDCIKNMEKSDRRKVVPRVCIIGGKAAPGYEIAKKIIKLWHAVAEKINNDSDVGDLLKLVFIPDYNVSVAELVIPGADLSQHISFCLVQGCMMSLYCVKKE; the protein is encoded by the exons ATGTCTGCATTTTCGCTACACTTTCTCACCATTTCTCAGCAATTCAAGCTCTCATTCCCATCATCTTCCAATCTTTTCTCCCCGTTTTCAACGCCTTCTAGAAGGTTCACGCCGCTCACGCCACCTTCAATCCTCTGCAACTCTGCTCATGGAGCCAAGCCCTTGCGAGCTTCCACTAGCGAACCGGCCTCTGCCCCGTCGGAAATCGTAGTGGAGAACTCCGACTCAGAAGATACCACCGTGTTCGTGATCCGTGCTCGGAACCGTATCGGCCTCCTCCAGGTGATTACCAGGGTGTTCAAGGTCCTCGGTCTCCTAATCGACAAGGCCAGCGTGGAATTTGAGGGCGAGTTCTTCGTCAAGAGGTTTTTTGTCACCGACTCGCACGGTAACAAGATTGAGGATGAGGAGAGCTTGAAGAGGATCAAGAGCGCATTGACGGATGCGATCGGCGGCGACGAAGGCACAGTCTCAGTTGGCCCTGCAACGAGAGGTGTGGTGGTGAGGAGGCCGGGGTTAGGAATGGCGTCGGAAGAGCGGAGCGCCAAGGCGGAGAGAATGTTTGCATTGATGGATAGGTTTCTGAAGAACGACCCAATTAGTCTTCAGAATGATATTCTTGATCACGTAGAGTATACGATGGCCAGGTCGCGTTTCAGTTTCGACGACTTTGAAGCATATCAG GCCTTATCACATAGTGTAAGAGACCGATTGATTGAACGCTGGCATGATACTCAAATTTACTTCAAGAGGAAAGATCCTAAGCGCATATACTTCCTTTCACTCGAGTTTCTTATGG GTCGTTCCTTGTCAAATAGTGTCATCAATCTTGGTATCAGGGACCAATATGCAGAAGCATTAAGCCAGCTTGGTTTTGAATTTGAAGTTTTGGCGGAGCAG GAAGGAGATGCTGCCCTTGGAAATGGTGGCCTAGCTCGTCTTTCTGCATGTCAAATGGATTCCCTAGCAACTTTGGATTATCCTGCCTGGGG TTATGGACTACGGTACCAATATGGATTATTTCGCCAGGTCATAATGGATGGCTTCCAGCACGAGCAACCTGATTACTGGTTGAACTTTGGAAATCCATGGGAGATAGAGCGGATTCATCTGACATATCCAGTGAAG TTCTATGGGAGTGTTGAAGATGAAACTTTGAATGGAGAAATATATAAAGTTTGGATCCCTGGAGAAATG GTTGAAGCTGTAGCTTATGACAATCTGATTCCTGGTTATGGAACAAGGAATACCATTACTCTTCGCCTCTGGGCTGCTAAACCAAGTGATCAATATGATATG GAGTCTTATAATACTGGTGATTACATCAATGCTGTTGTCAGTAGACAGAAAGCAGAAAGTATAAGTAGTGTTTTGTACCCTGATGACCGCTCTTATCAG GGAAAGGAACTGCGGTTGAAACAACAATATTTCTTTGTGTCGGCATCTGTACAAGATATAATCCGTAGATTTAAAGATGCTCATAGTAACTTCGATGAGTTTCCGGAAAAG GTTGCTCTGCAGCTTAATGATACCCATCCATCACTTGCAATAGTTGAGGTCATGAGAATTCTTGTTGATGAAGAGCATTTGGATTGGAATAAAGCGTGGCACATTGTTTGCCAGATATTCTCTTTTACAACACACACAGTAATAGCTGAAGGATTGGAAAAAATCCCTGTTGATTTACTGGGCAGCCTTCTCCCCCGGCATTTACAG ATTATGTAcgaaataaatttcaatttcgtggaggagttgaagaagaaaataggTTTGGATTATAACCGACTTTCCCGGATGTCAATTGTTGAGGAAGGTGCAGTAAAG AGTATTAGATCGGCAAACCTGTCAATTGTTTGTTCCCATACTGTGAATGGTGTTTCAAGAGCACATTTGGAATTAATAAAAGCAAATgtattcaag GACTTCTATGAGCTGTGGCCTCAGAAATTTCAGTACAAGACAAATGGTGTTACCCAG CGTCGCTGGATTGTGGTTAGCAATCCCAGTCTTTCTTCTCTTATTTCAAAATGGCTTGGAACAGAAGCCTGGGTCAGGGATGTTGAGCTTCTTACTGGACTCCGTGAATATGCAGCAAATCCTGATCTACAACTTGAATGGAAGATG GTTAGGAAGGTAAATAAGATGAGGCTTGCAGAATACATTGAAGCAATGAGTGGCTTGAAG GTCAGTTTAGATGCAATGTTTGATGTGCAGATAAAGCGAATACATGAGTACAAAAGACAGTTGCTTAATATACTAGGGATTATCCATCGGTATGATTGTATCAAG AATATGGAGAAGAGTGACAGAAGAAAGGTTGTACCTCGTGTCTGCATAATTGGAGGGAAAGCTGCTCCTGGATATGAGATTGCAAAGAAGATAATCAAACTTTGGCATGCTGTAgctgaaaaaattaacaatgacAGTGATGTTGGAGATCTTCTAAAATTG GTTTTCATTCCTGATTATAATGTATCTGTTGCTGAATTGGTGATACCAGGGGCTGATCTTTCACAGCACATAAG TTTTTGTTTGGTGCAAGGGTGCATGATGTCCCTGTATTGCGTGAAAAAGGAGTAG